A section of the Streptomyces sp. V3I8 genome encodes:
- a CDS encoding S1 family peptidase, with the protein MKHRRIPARRAAVAGAGIAALVVGGVTLQSANASESAPAPEPRTLSVAAAGKLASTLGEDLGADAAGTYYDAKSKSLVVNVLDAAAADTVEAAGAEARIVENSLAELKSARTTLKQDATIPGTSWAVDPVANKVVVTADRTVTGAELTKLTKVVDGLSGTAELKHTKGEFRTFVAGGDAITGSGGRCSLGFNVVKGGEPFFLTAGHCTEGITNWSDSSGTEIGENADSSFPGNDYGLVKYTADVAHPSEVNLYNGSAQQISGAAEATVGMQVTRSGSTTQVHDGSVTGLDATVNYGSGDIVNGLIRTDVCAEPGDSGGSLFSGSSAVGLTSGGSGDCTSGGETFFQPVTEALSATGTQIG; encoded by the coding sequence TTGAAGCACCGACGCATACCCGCACGACGGGCCGCCGTGGCAGGTGCGGGCATCGCCGCACTCGTCGTGGGCGGAGTCACCTTGCAGAGTGCGAACGCGAGTGAGAGCGCGCCCGCCCCCGAGCCGAGGACCCTCTCGGTCGCGGCGGCCGGAAAGCTCGCCTCGACGCTCGGCGAGGACCTCGGCGCCGACGCGGCGGGAACGTATTACGACGCGAAGTCCAAGAGCCTCGTCGTGAACGTCCTCGACGCGGCCGCGGCCGACACCGTCGAGGCGGCGGGCGCCGAGGCCAGAATCGTCGAGAACTCCCTCGCCGAACTGAAGAGCGCCCGTACGACGCTGAAGCAGGACGCGACCATCCCCGGCACCTCGTGGGCGGTCGACCCCGTGGCCAACAAGGTCGTCGTCACCGCGGACCGCACGGTCACCGGCGCGGAGCTGACCAAGCTGACGAAGGTCGTCGACGGGCTCAGCGGGACGGCCGAACTCAAGCACACGAAGGGAGAGTTCAGGACCTTCGTGGCCGGCGGTGACGCCATCACCGGCAGCGGCGGCCGCTGCTCGCTCGGCTTCAACGTGGTCAAGGGCGGCGAGCCGTTCTTCCTCACCGCCGGGCACTGCACCGAGGGGATCACCAACTGGTCCGACTCCTCGGGCACCGAGATCGGCGAGAACGCGGACTCCAGTTTCCCCGGCAACGACTACGGACTGGTGAAGTACACCGCGGACGTGGCGCACCCGAGCGAGGTGAACCTGTACAACGGTTCCGCCCAGCAGATCTCGGGGGCGGCGGAGGCGACCGTCGGGATGCAGGTCACCCGGAGCGGATCCACGACCCAGGTGCACGACGGGTCGGTCACCGGGCTGGACGCCACGGTGAACTACGGCAGCGGTGACATCGTCAACGGGCTCATCCGGACGGACGTCTGCGCCGAGCCCGGGGACAGCGGTGGGTCGCTGTTCTCCGGGAGCAGCGCGGTGGGACTCACGTCCGGTGGCAGCGGTGACTGCACCTCCGGTGGGGAGACGTTCTTCCAGCCGGTGACCGAGGCGTTGTCCGCGACGGGGACGCAGATCGGCTGA
- a CDS encoding DUF3533 domain-containing protein, which yields MTRTAQVPPRSFLGEVRDAVTPRATLLVIGVVALQVLFIASYVGALHHPKPKDVPFGVVAQGSAAGRTVARFERLPGGPLDPRVVADEATARSRIAHRDIDGALLVDPDGTTDTLLVASGGGATLSNALTSLITGLEKDQGRTVRTVDVVPADAQDANGLTPFYLVVGWCVGGYLCASALAVSAGARPADLRRAVIRLAAMALVAIVGGLGGAVVVGPVLGALPGSVAALWGLGALITFAVGAATLALQCVFGIVGIGVAVLLVVILGNPSAGGALPPPMLPPFWHTIGPALPPGAGTWAARSIAYFDDNGTTASLLILAAWAALGTAITLAAGSRGGTPLPQRESPAPTGSGGGGAHT from the coding sequence ATGACACGGACAGCGCAGGTGCCGCCCAGGTCCTTCCTCGGCGAGGTGCGGGACGCGGTCACCCCGCGGGCCACACTGCTCGTCATCGGCGTGGTCGCCCTGCAGGTGCTCTTCATCGCCTCCTATGTGGGGGCGCTGCACCATCCGAAGCCGAAGGACGTGCCGTTCGGGGTGGTCGCGCAGGGTTCCGCCGCCGGGCGGACGGTGGCCCGGTTCGAGCGGCTGCCCGGCGGGCCCCTGGACCCCCGGGTGGTCGCCGACGAGGCGACGGCTCGCAGCCGGATCGCGCACCGGGACATCGACGGCGCGCTGCTGGTCGACCCGGACGGCACCACCGACACCCTGCTGGTCGCCTCCGGCGGCGGCGCGACCCTGTCCAACGCGTTGACCTCCCTGATCACCGGGCTGGAGAAGGACCAGGGCCGTACGGTACGGACCGTCGACGTGGTCCCGGCCGACGCGCAGGACGCCAACGGGCTCACCCCGTTCTACCTGGTCGTCGGCTGGTGCGTGGGCGGCTACCTGTGTGCGTCGGCGCTGGCGGTCAGCGCGGGGGCCCGGCCGGCCGACCTCCGACGCGCGGTGATCCGGCTCGCCGCCATGGCTCTGGTCGCGATCGTCGGCGGGCTCGGCGGTGCAGTCGTCGTCGGCCCGGTCCTCGGAGCCCTGCCCGGGAGCGTGGCGGCCCTCTGGGGACTCGGCGCGCTCATCACCTTCGCGGTGGGCGCCGCCACCCTCGCGCTCCAGTGCGTCTTCGGGATCGTCGGCATCGGGGTGGCGGTCCTGCTGGTGGTGATCCTGGGCAACCCGAGCGCGGGCGGCGCGCTCCCCCCGCCGATGCTCCCCCCGTTCTGGCACACGATCGGCCCGGCCCTCCCGCCGGGCGCCGGCACCTGGGCGGCCCGCTCGATCGCCTACTTCGACGACAACGGCACGACGGCGTCCCTGCTGATCCTGGCGGCCTGGGCGGCCCTGGGCACAGCGATCACCCTGGCAGCGGGCAGCAGAGGCGGAACTCCCCTCCCCCAACGCGAAAGCCCCGCCCCCACCGGTTCCGGTGGGGGCGGGGCTCACACGTGA
- a CDS encoding triacylglycerol lipase, with protein sequence MLPWKHLLGALSAPLLAAVVALVPATAATAATGTAAAAVTADRTSAVTDGGWNDYSCKPSAAHPRPVVLVHGTFANSVDNWLGLAPYLVDRGYCVYALDYGQLPGVPLIHGLGPLDRSAGQLKTFVDGVLAATGAPEADLVGHSQGGLMPRHYLKFLGGAAKVNALVGIAPDNHGTTLNGLARLATHFRGAQALLSAAVPALTDQVAGSAFLTRLNAGGDTVPGVRYTVVATRYDGVVTPYRSQFLDGPDVRNVLIQDLCPLDLSEHAAIGLVDRIAFHEVANALDPSHATPTTCLSAIG encoded by the coding sequence ATGCTGCCCTGGAAACACCTGCTCGGAGCCCTGTCGGCACCGCTGCTGGCCGCCGTGGTCGCGCTCGTCCCCGCCACTGCCGCCACCGCGGCCACCGGCACCGCCGCCGCGGCGGTCACGGCGGACCGGACCTCGGCCGTGACCGACGGGGGCTGGAACGACTACTCCTGCAAGCCGTCCGCCGCCCACCCGCGCCCCGTCGTCCTCGTCCACGGCACCTTCGCCAACTCCGTCGACAACTGGCTGGGCCTCGCGCCCTACCTGGTGGACCGCGGCTACTGCGTCTACGCCCTCGACTACGGACAGCTCCCCGGCGTACCGCTCATCCACGGCCTCGGCCCCCTCGACAGGTCGGCGGGGCAGCTGAAGACCTTCGTCGACGGGGTGCTCGCCGCGACCGGGGCGCCGGAGGCGGACCTCGTGGGGCACTCGCAGGGCGGTCTGATGCCGCGCCACTACCTGAAGTTCCTCGGCGGCGCCGCGAAGGTGAACGCCCTCGTCGGTATCGCCCCCGACAACCACGGCACCACCCTGAACGGGCTGGCCAGGCTGGCGACGCACTTCCGCGGCGCGCAAGCGCTGCTCTCCGCGGCCGTCCCGGCCCTCACCGACCAGGTGGCCGGCTCCGCCTTCCTCACCAGGCTCAACGCGGGCGGCGACACCGTGCCGGGCGTTCGCTACACGGTCGTCGCCACCCGGTACGACGGGGTCGTCACGCCGTACCGCTCGCAGTTCCTGGACGGCCCGGACGTACGCAACGTCCTGATCCAGGACCTGTGCCCGCTCGACCTCTCCGAGCACGCGGCGATCGGGCTCGTCGACCGCATCGCCTTCCACGAGGTCGCGAACGCCCTGGACCCCTCCCACGCCACCCCGACGACCTGCCTGTCGGCGATCGGCTAG
- a CDS encoding lytic polysaccharide monooxygenase produces the protein MPARHQAARFAAVAAAGVAPLALTVLAAVPAAAHGSMTDPVSRVAGCFAEGPENPRSAACKAAVAVGGTQALYDWNGVNIADAAGRSKEIIPDGKLCSAGNDKFKGLDLARADWPATRLSSGNHTFRYKGTAPHKGSFELYVTKDGYDPAKPLTWSDLEPKPFLKVTDPELENGDYVFNGVVPVRSGRHLVYSIWQRSDSPEAFYTCSDVVFAEGGTGAQASAAPTASAPSDEEIADGADESSVEHGGHGDDDPRTQASVTAAAGTASEPGQDPDAGAGAGTKSGTGPLPGSGESTDAAAGTGSDAEPAGGPANLAETGGSDSTAYIAMGGAAALAVGAAALFASVRRRAAGSR, from the coding sequence ATGCCCGCTCGCCACCAGGCCGCCCGCTTCGCCGCCGTCGCCGCGGCCGGCGTCGCCCCGCTCGCCCTGACCGTGCTCGCCGCCGTACCGGCCGCCGCCCACGGCTCGATGACGGACCCGGTGAGCCGGGTGGCGGGCTGCTTCGCGGAGGGCCCGGAGAACCCGAGGTCCGCCGCCTGCAAGGCGGCGGTCGCGGTCGGCGGCACGCAGGCGCTGTACGACTGGAACGGGGTGAACATCGCCGACGCGGCGGGGAGGTCGAAGGAGATCATCCCCGACGGGAAACTGTGCAGCGCCGGCAACGACAAGTTCAAGGGCCTCGACCTGGCCCGCGCCGACTGGCCGGCCACGCGGCTGTCCTCCGGCAATCACACCTTCCGCTACAAGGGCACCGCTCCGCACAAGGGCTCGTTCGAGCTGTACGTCACCAAGGACGGGTACGACCCGGCGAAGCCGCTGACGTGGTCGGACCTGGAGCCGAAGCCGTTCCTCAAGGTCACCGACCCGGAGCTGGAGAACGGCGACTACGTCTTCAACGGGGTCGTACCCGTCAGGTCGGGCCGTCATCTCGTCTACTCGATCTGGCAGCGCTCGGATTCCCCCGAGGCCTTCTACACCTGCTCGGACGTCGTCTTCGCCGAGGGCGGTACGGGCGCGCAGGCCTCGGCGGCACCGACCGCGTCGGCGCCGTCCGACGAGGAGATCGCGGACGGCGCCGACGAGTCGTCCGTGGAGCACGGGGGGCACGGGGACGACGACCCGAGGACGCAGGCCTCGGTGACGGCGGCCGCCGGTACGGCGTCGGAGCCGGGCCAGGATCCGGACGCCGGCGCCGGCGCCGGGACGAAGTCCGGCACCGGTCCGCTCCCCGGTTCCGGTGAGAGCACCGACGCGGCCGCCGGAACCGGGAGCGACGCCGAACCCGCCGGCGGGCCGGCGAACCTCGCCGAGACCGGGGGGTCCGACTCGACCGCGTACATCGCGATGGGCGGGGCGGCTGCGCTGGCCGTCGGCGCCGCGGCGCTGTTCGCCTCGGTCCGCCGCCGGGCTGCCGGCAGCCGGTAA
- a CDS encoding ATP-binding protein, with the protein MPIAEDPALNSGKPRSATRGPSETAIKISLLTFDDLYKAAGKMQASATKTKAGWGNLLSLINRVREKNTSTFDPALGAPWCITGLRLCGFQGTTSELDLHIDPSPGISIYHGPNGSGKSTIADGIRTAISGKTGWWDESVSATGRSKFDPLWEKINRARDSTHSWAEVTLVRDNEKLLLTCTLTDSGAVDEAFGTWTSSTGESHRVDMRSTTWRHALEGHPPVFSYAEVERRVQQSADLQRYITNLLALGGAFTFLEKLVSEHSEAAATSKKAIDSALRRGKTQVDEVDQRFLLKEPALAIADISWPAISDSINEWLSTHNLGDTGSPTAEVTSSDLEIFQISLAAVDAAFQRLEHAPDLLSPRIAQHLDALYRDVAEVSHPGAECPVCSSSVDTWVENLHANVERHAVLAPIHDEAKRSLNELRDTSIVVTRVAEILALVDSSGPVEKASSSAADQAAKKLRTVMSSYGCRPTAEVREAFIELRNSTAVAAWSRAALEAVEASEVTRQWLRERRSALEDFLHTWRTEQETATDYALWQETKKCSNALSEKLRKERTEHFKERADKRVRQLLEDVGIYLGGIHLTTTRADVSVSNASGQDLQLSMLSAGQRNAFLLAPLLSTAESGPFSFLILDDPVHAFDEIRVDRLASVLVDLSSDRRVVVFTHDERLKQHLLARATSSQAWRVSRDVEPGEIHIESTDEMWKVLLDDASNIMVYAPKSSSTFYLTEAQVVRGLCRQAIDIALHSCIVRYSLTQGRDVAGDVARIDAVNNTAKRVQEVREIVNLTHSDSNPIDEFMKACGHHLNRWNKAVHGANDNKENLRLEIKAARDACVIVTTWKFS; encoded by the coding sequence ATGCCCATCGCGGAAGATCCAGCCCTCAATTCAGGCAAGCCGAGGAGCGCGACTAGGGGTCCTAGTGAAACAGCTATCAAGATCTCGCTGCTGACCTTCGATGACCTTTATAAGGCCGCAGGTAAAATGCAGGCTAGCGCCACTAAAACTAAGGCCGGGTGGGGCAATTTACTTTCACTGATTAACAGAGTGCGAGAGAAAAACACTAGCACGTTTGATCCTGCTCTTGGGGCGCCTTGGTGCATCACAGGCTTACGTCTTTGCGGTTTCCAGGGAACTACGTCTGAACTTGATTTGCATATCGATCCCTCTCCGGGAATCAGCATCTACCACGGCCCTAATGGGTCTGGAAAATCCACAATTGCCGATGGCATTCGCACCGCAATCTCAGGAAAAACGGGCTGGTGGGACGAAAGCGTCTCCGCAACTGGGCGAAGTAAGTTCGACCCGCTCTGGGAGAAAATTAACAGGGCTCGCGACAGTACTCATTCCTGGGCAGAAGTAACCCTGGTCCGTGACAACGAGAAACTGCTCCTCACTTGCACACTTACAGATAGTGGTGCAGTTGATGAGGCCTTTGGTACGTGGACATCTAGCACGGGTGAGAGTCACCGCGTAGACATGAGAAGCACAACATGGCGTCACGCCCTCGAAGGGCATCCACCTGTTTTCTCGTACGCAGAAGTTGAGCGGCGTGTCCAGCAGAGCGCTGATCTCCAGCGCTACATCACCAATCTCCTCGCGCTGGGAGGGGCATTCACCTTCTTGGAGAAATTGGTATCCGAGCACAGTGAAGCTGCCGCAACGAGCAAGAAGGCGATCGATTCCGCCTTGCGCAGGGGTAAGACACAGGTCGATGAGGTGGATCAGCGTTTCCTCCTTAAAGAGCCAGCGCTCGCCATCGCGGACATCAGTTGGCCAGCTATTTCCGATAGCATTAACGAATGGTTGTCCACTCATAACCTGGGTGATACCGGATCACCGACAGCCGAGGTCACAAGTTCAGACCTGGAAATTTTTCAGATTTCTCTCGCTGCTGTTGATGCCGCCTTCCAGAGGTTGGAGCATGCCCCAGACCTTCTTAGCCCGAGAATTGCCCAGCACCTGGACGCTCTCTATCGAGATGTTGCTGAAGTGTCCCATCCGGGCGCCGAGTGCCCAGTCTGCAGCTCCTCTGTTGACACTTGGGTCGAGAATCTCCACGCGAATGTAGAGCGACACGCCGTTCTTGCGCCGATTCATGACGAGGCTAAGCGTTCCTTGAATGAGCTGAGGGACACATCGATCGTAGTCACGCGCGTCGCCGAAATTCTCGCACTAGTTGACTCTTCAGGCCCCGTTGAGAAGGCTTCTTCTTCAGCAGCCGACCAGGCAGCGAAGAAACTTCGAACGGTTATGAGTTCCTACGGCTGCCGGCCGACTGCGGAAGTCCGCGAAGCATTCATTGAGCTGCGGAATTCTACTGCTGTCGCTGCCTGGAGTAGAGCTGCCCTAGAGGCAGTTGAAGCGAGTGAGGTAACGCGGCAGTGGCTGCGAGAGCGTAGGAGTGCACTGGAGGACTTCCTGCACACATGGCGAACCGAGCAGGAAACCGCCACGGATTACGCGCTATGGCAGGAGACTAAGAAGTGCTCAAACGCCCTCTCGGAGAAGCTCCGAAAGGAGCGAACTGAGCATTTTAAAGAAAGAGCCGATAAGCGGGTCAGGCAGCTACTAGAGGATGTCGGTATTTACCTAGGTGGAATCCATCTCACAACAACCCGAGCCGATGTCAGCGTGAGTAATGCAAGCGGTCAGGACCTGCAACTGTCCATGCTCAGTGCGGGACAGAGAAATGCCTTCCTCCTTGCCCCCTTGTTGTCTACAGCCGAGTCTGGGCCATTCTCATTCTTGATCCTGGATGACCCGGTGCACGCTTTCGATGAGATTCGAGTCGACCGTTTGGCCTCCGTTTTGGTTGACCTAAGCTCCGACCGCCGTGTAGTCGTATTCACCCACGACGAACGGTTGAAGCAGCATCTTCTTGCTCGGGCTACTAGCAGTCAGGCCTGGAGGGTGAGCCGTGATGTCGAACCTGGAGAAATCCACATTGAGTCTACGGATGAGATGTGGAAAGTACTCCTGGATGATGCATCAAATATCATGGTCTACGCGCCAAAAAGCTCTTCTACATTCTATCTGACCGAAGCACAGGTAGTTAGAGGGCTCTGCAGGCAGGCGATCGATATTGCCTTGCATTCGTGCATCGTGCGCTACTCCCTCACGCAAGGTCGGGACGTGGCCGGAGACGTTGCAAGAATCGACGCAGTGAACAACACTGCGAAGCGAGTCCAGGAAGTGCGGGAGATCGTCAATCTAACCCATTCTGACTCAAACCCTATCGACGAATTCATGAAAGCCTGTGGGCATCATCTGAACAGGTGGAACAAGGCGGTCCATGGGGCAAACGACAACAAGGAGAACCTGCGCCTTGAGATTAAGGCTGCGCGCGATGCTTGCGTCATCGTCACCACATGGAAGTTCTCATGA